A genomic stretch from Actinomycetota bacterium includes:
- a CDS encoding glycosyltransferase — protein sequence LGFAEDRIWWGAYSCDLPLFLRAHPEAVRKRSFLFVGRLVPEKGIDVLARAYAQYRSTCEDPWELEIFGSGPLAEAVTGAEGVTSNGFAQPSDLPLAYASAGCFVMPSVFEPWGAVIHEAAAAGLPIICTTACGAAPHLVEDATNGYLVEPGNAHMLARAMRRISNLDAAELGHMGAMSSLLAERYSPELWAHAFIQRSAEALDNRRSGESGQKHY from the coding sequence CTGGGATTTGCCGAAGATCGGATCTGGTGGGGCGCCTACTCCTGCGACCTGCCCCTCTTCCTCCGGGCGCACCCGGAAGCTGTACGCAAGCGGTCGTTTCTGTTCGTAGGACGGCTGGTGCCGGAAAAGGGAATAGACGTGCTGGCCCGCGCATACGCACAGTATCGAAGCACCTGCGAGGACCCGTGGGAGCTCGAGATATTCGGCAGTGGACCGCTAGCCGAGGCTGTCACAGGAGCGGAAGGCGTTACCAGCAACGGTTTCGCTCAACCCAGCGACCTGCCCCTTGCTTACGCCTCGGCGGGCTGTTTTGTGATGCCGAGCGTCTTCGAACCCTGGGGGGCGGTAATCCACGAAGCGGCCGCCGCAGGGTTGCCGATTATCTGCACGACCGCGTGCGGTGCTGCTCCTCACCTGGTGGAGGACGCAACTAACGGCTACCTGGTGGAGCCGGGAAACGCTCACATGCTGGCGCGGGCGATGCGGCGTATTTCAAATCTGGACGCGGCGGAACTGGGGCACATGGGCGCCATGAGCTCACTGCTCGCCGAGCGCTACAGCCCGGAACTCTGGGCGCACGCCTTCATCCAGCGGTCTGCCGAGGCTTTGGATAACCGGCGCTCTGGTGAGAGCGGGCAAAAACACTACTGA
- a CDS encoding O-antigen ligase family protein yields the protein MLFIAGLGLSSFVNVRLTSFITLGDGLLIAALVLMGYRFLASPQSIAINLIRPAFYYFCVLSLVVGGTLSSLLASDRTGSFGGLVRILFVTVALPLLASSTLTREIGLVWAMYVVAVAGAIQGVGAALQLQGIDVPFLGPLAYGRLSGFSDHVNHLGSAGALAAPIALAAALLTARKPLISLLLALCSLLCLAAVLLSGSVGAALGTIVGAGVMGYYWLKFRPGGLPTAGAMVSGIFVIACLLIAFSTVGPMLRERLDTGVTPMDRLTEVRGGAGTGSIRLATIRAALDRIYKNPLVGVGFAEKDSVAHSGQQVHNAPLMIWHTGGVLAMFGYLGVILIAVKTVRRDSGQKRLRIVQAGILGSLAAAFTVSLTQPVLFQRFPWVPVLLAFSSVFARSHQSAGYPKPRQTAG from the coding sequence ATGCTCTTTATCGCTGGGCTGGGCTTGAGCAGCTTCGTGAACGTGAGGCTCACAAGCTTTATCACCCTGGGCGATGGGCTGCTTATTGCCGCTCTGGTTCTCATGGGTTACCGGTTCCTGGCGTCTCCCCAAAGCATCGCAATCAACTTGATCCGCCCCGCCTTCTATTACTTCTGCGTCCTGTCGCTGGTTGTCGGTGGCACCCTGTCGTCGCTTCTTGCCAGCGATAGAACGGGGTCCTTCGGGGGGTTGGTACGAATTTTGTTTGTGACCGTGGCCCTCCCACTTCTGGCTTCATCGACGCTTACGCGTGAGATCGGGTTGGTCTGGGCGATGTATGTGGTTGCAGTGGCCGGCGCAATTCAGGGAGTAGGTGCCGCCCTACAACTCCAGGGCATCGACGTGCCGTTTTTGGGGCCCTTGGCTTACGGTCGGCTTTCGGGCTTCAGCGATCACGTCAATCACCTTGGGAGCGCGGGGGCCCTCGCGGCGCCAATTGCTCTAGCCGCCGCACTTCTCACTGCACGAAAACCGCTGATCTCGTTGTTGTTAGCCCTCTGCTCGTTACTCTGCCTAGCCGCAGTTCTGCTCTCAGGTTCGGTGGGCGCAGCTCTGGGAACTATCGTCGGTGCCGGCGTTATGGGCTATTACTGGTTGAAGTTCCGGCCGGGCGGCCTGCCCACTGCCGGAGCGATGGTCAGCGGAATCTTCGTGATCGCGTGCCTGTTAATCGCTTTCTCGACGGTCGGCCCCATGCTGCGGGAGCGGCTGGACACCGGGGTCACCCCGATGGACCGGCTCACCGAGGTAAGGGGCGGCGCCGGAACAGGCTCGATCAGGCTGGCGACGATCCGCGCCGCGCTCGACCGGATCTATAAGAATCCGCTGGTAGGAGTAGGTTTTGCCGAGAAAGACTCTGTCGCGCACAGCGGCCAGCAGGTTCACAATGCGCCTCTCATGATCTGGCACACCGGCGGCGTCCTGGCCATGTTCGGATATCTGGGCGTGATCCTGATCGCGGTCAAGACCGTAAGGCGTGACTCGGGTCAAAAACGGCTGCGTATCGTGCAGGCGGGCATACTCGGAAGCCTTGCCGCCGCGTTCACGGTCAGCCTGACCCAGCCGGTACTCTTCCAAAGATTTCCCTGGGTTCCCGTCCTGCTCGCGTTCAGTAGTGTTTTTGCCCGCTCTCACCAGAGCGCCGGTTATCCAAAGCCTCGGCAGACCGCTGGATGA
- a CDS encoding MEDS domain-containing protein: MHDHLVEFYEAEDLLVECVRDFFIPAMQAGEPVILVATPAHRAAFITVLEAGGQDIDTARRNNLFVDLDAAETLARFMVDGLPDPELFVQVVGALVRSTGHGSSGLRIYGEMVALLWAEANQEAALRLETLWNKLSIHQPFTLLCAYPLSSIEWAPDTVGFRRICSTHSSVRVRFTDPLTRAEAVEPAPADQFARLQGMGSDLTALKEVIRNANQMGRLAENTKTFSSGPGGAA; encoded by the coding sequence TGGAGTGCGTGCGTGATTTCTTCATCCCGGCGATGCAGGCCGGCGAGCCCGTGATACTTGTGGCAACACCTGCCCACCGCGCCGCCTTTATCACCGTTCTCGAAGCCGGAGGACAAGACATAGACACCGCCCGGCGCAATAACCTTTTTGTCGATCTCGACGCGGCCGAGACGCTCGCCAGGTTTATGGTCGACGGCCTTCCAGACCCCGAGCTATTCGTGCAGGTCGTAGGGGCCCTGGTCCGGTCGACCGGACACGGCAGCTCCGGGCTTCGGATCTACGGGGAGATGGTCGCGCTGCTTTGGGCCGAGGCCAACCAGGAAGCGGCCCTCCGCCTCGAGACCCTGTGGAACAAACTCTCCATCCACCAACCGTTCACCCTGCTGTGCGCCTACCCCCTCTCGTCGATCGAGTGGGCTCCCGACACCGTGGGGTTCCGGCGCATTTGCTCAACTCACTCCTCGGTCAGGGTCCGTTTCACAGATCCTCTGACCCGGGCTGAGGCGGTTGAGCCCGCTCCCGCCGACCAGTTCGCCAGACTCCAGGGAATGGGATCGGATCTGACCGCCCTCAAGGAGGTCATCCGCAACGCCAACCAGATGGGCCGGCTGGCCGAGAACACCAAAACCTTCAGTTCAGGCCCCGGCGGCGCGGCGTAA